The following DNA comes from Micromonospora chokoriensis.
GCTGCTCGACCCCGTTGCGGATGCGCTCCAACACCCGGGCGGTGACCGCCGGGTCGAGCAGCGACTGGCCGGCCGCCACCCGCCGCACCGCGTCGACCAGGTCGGTGCCCCGGATCTGCTTGAGCACGTATCCGGCGGCACCTGCCATGATCGCGGCGAACAGCGCCTCGTCGTCCTCGTACGAGGTGAGGATCAGGCCCCTGATGGACGAGTCGACGGCGCGGACGTCACGGCACACGTCGATGCCGTTGCCGTCGGGCAGCCGCGCGTCGAGGATCGCCACGTCGGGCCGTGACGCCGGGATGAGGCGCGCCGCCTCCTGCGCGGAGCCGGACTCGCCGACCACCTCGATGTCACCGCCGCTCTGCAGCAGGTCGGCCAGGCCACGGCGGACGACCTCGTGGTCGTCGAGGAGGAAGACGCGGATCATCATTCGTTTCTACCCCCGTACCCCGTCGCGCCGCACGGGCCGAAAGTCCCGACCGGGCCGGGCGGCGTTCGGGGCGCGCGGGCCCACCCGGTCGGGACGTCCGGCCCTGCCCGGCGGCCGACCCGACGGCGCAGCGTGGAGGTGTGCCGGCCGCGGCGGCACCGTCAGCCGCCGGTCGGGAGAGGAGCACCACCATGGACATCGGCTACACCCGAGCCCACCTGCGGGCCGCCGCCGTGGACGCGGTCCGGGCGCCCTCGTTGCACAACACCCAGCCGTGGCGGCTGCGACTGCGCGACGGCGGCATCGAGGTGCTCGCCGACCCGACCCGCCGGCTGCCGGCGACCGACCCGAGCGGCTGGGGTGTCCGGCTCGCCTGCGGAGCGGCGCTGTTCAACCTGCGGCTGGCGCTGGCCGTGGCCGGAATCCCCGCGCGGGTACGCCTGCGCCCCGACCCGGCCGAACCGGACCTGCTGGCCCGGCTGGTGCCGGCCGCCCCGCGTTGCCCCTCCCCCGCCGAGCAGAGCCTGCACTCGGCCATCCCCCGCCGGTTCAGCAACCGGCTGCCGTTCTGGCCGGACCGGGTGCCGGCCGACGTCCGGTGGCGCCTCGGCGAGGCGGCCCGTGCCGAGCAGTGCTGGTT
Coding sequences within:
- a CDS encoding response regulator; this encodes MIRVFLLDDHEVVRRGLADLLQSGGDIEVVGESGSAQEAARLIPASRPDVAILDARLPDGNGIDVCRDVRAVDSSIRGLILTSYEDDEALFAAIMAGAAGYVLKQIRGTDLVDAVRRVAAGQSLLDPAVTARVLERIRNGVEQPHELRSLTEQERRILEYVAEGLTNREIAARMFLAEKTVKNYMSSVLAKLGLERRTQAAVLATRLLGRNP